From the Colletotrichum lupini chromosome 1, complete sequence genome, the window GTTGCAATTTCATGTACGAGTGCACCTCACAATCAATTTCGTCGCTCCATTGTTGTTTCGCCTGGCGATCAGACGTGAACTCGAGTTTTTTATCTTTGCTCGAGCCGAATACTTCGGCAGGTGTTTTGAGAAGTCTTCATACTTACCTCACTTCGTACCAGCGATACAGTTCCCCATTGTGTGCGGCCTCTGCCCATTCAAAGCAGCCCTCAACTCCGTCTCAAAGTCTTTACACCAAGCTTCCTCCCCATACACAGGCTTCCACCCCAACTTCTCCCTTGCCACAGTTCCTTTTGTTTTACGATGCCCAGCATACCCAGTCTCAGTAACATCCATATTCCCAGCACACGTCTCCGCCGCCTCCTCAAGGCTGACGTTCCTAACAATCTTCTCCCGCGGTCCGTCTTTCTTGGGAAGATTTCCAGTGGCAAACGCGATATCAAGACACTTTCGCGGGATATCAATCGTCAACGTCCTGCCCACAACTGGGAACATAATCCCCTTCTTGCCCTTGGGAACATTGACCCCACCACGCTCGATGATGTCTAGAACACACAGAACGTAGAGGTCCGCAAGGTCGGAGACGTGAACGTAGTCGATACAGCCCGTCTCATCACCCAACGTCAATCCACAGCCGTTTTTGAGCACGTAGCCCGTCATTATGGGGATCATCAACCCCGCCTTGTTGAAGAGCCCTGAGCCGGGCCCGAAGATGCAAGGTGATTGAATACTGACTGCGTTGACGCCGAGTTCGTCCCCGACTCGGAGCACGGCTAGTTCTGCGGTTCTTTGAGGGTACGGATCTTTGGCGTTTTCGGCTTCTTCAAACTCATACACCTTCTCGGCAAAGGCGTCCTCATATTCAGCATTGGGCCTGTTCACTCCAGTCAAGGGCTTATCGGCGATATTGGAAGCGCCCGACGTGTGAATGATCCAGACCGGTCGTCCTCCGTTCCGATCCTTGCGTTTAGCGATACCGCGAACGAAGGCCTCTGCCGAGGGCGGGTGAAACCCCGAGCCTGCGTTGATCACGATGTCATGCTCAGAGGCAAGGGCTGTCAGGGCCAAGGTATCGTCGTACGAGACGATGGACACAGGCTTCACAAGTGAA encodes:
- a CDS encoding NAD dependent epimerase/dehydratase, with protein sequence MMASNPPPKILLSGATGYVGGSVLHHLLKHPSLTSILTSSSPITIPVRGGPDRAAKLTDSYGSLVKPVSIVSYDDTLALTALASEHDIVINAGSGFHPPSAEAFVRGIAKRKDRNGGRPVWIIHTSGASNIADKPLTGVNRPNAEYEDAFAEKVYEFEEAENAKDPYPQRTAELAVLRVGDELGVNAVSIQSPCIFGPGSGLFNKAGLMIPIMTGYVLKNGCGLTLGDETGCIDYVHVSDLADLYVLCVLDIIERGGVNVPKGKKGIMFPVVGRTLTIDIPRKCLDIAFATGNLPKKDGPREKIVRNVSLEEAAETCAGNMDVTETGYAGHRKTKGTVAREKLGWKPVYGEEAWCKDFETELRAALNGQRPHTMGNCIAGTK